A single Scleropages formosus chromosome 4, fSclFor1.1, whole genome shotgun sequence DNA region contains:
- the hspa4a gene encoding heat shock 70 kDa protein 4a translates to MSVVGFDVGFQSCYVAVARAGGIETIANEYSDRCTPGCVSFGSRNRSIGAAAKSQVVTNCKNTVQGFKRFHGRAYTDPYVQSMKSRLVYDLAQMLTGTTGIKVMYMDEEKVFSIEQVTGMLLTKLKETAESALKKPVVDCVISVPSFYTDAERRSVVDAAQIAGLNCLRLMNETTAVALAYGIYKQDLPAPEEKPRTVVFVDLGHSAYQVSACAFNKGKLKVLATAFDPHLGGKDFDEVLVNHFCDEFSKKYKLDVKSKPRALVRLYQECEKLKKLMSANSSDLPLNIECFMNDIDVSGKLNRGQFEEMCSEILSRVEAPLRSIMDQAKLKKEDIYAVEIVGGASRIPAVKERVSKFFGKELSTTLNADEAVARGCALQCAILSPAFKVREFSITDVVPYPISLKWNSAAEEGLSDCEVFPKNHAAPFSKVLTFYRKEPFSLEAYYSCPKELPYPDPTIGQFMIQKVVPQASGESSKVKVKVRVNIHGIFSVSSASLVEVQKSAEGEEPMETEQGVKEEENKMQVDQDEQKAEGDNQKENAEKKSETEEMETSTEDGKQEKKTDQPPQAKKPKVKTKTVDLPIENSLQWQLANDMLNLFVENEGKMIMQDKLEKERNDAKNFVEEYVYEMRDKLHGVFEKFVSEEDRDTFSLKLEDTENWLYEDGEDQQKQVYIDKLAELKKLGLPIQERYTESVERPKAFEELGKQIQQYMKAVEAFKMKEEQYDHLDEEEVSKVDKMVNEAMIWMNNKINQQNKQSLTLDPVIKYSEIQSKTKELISACNPIVTKPKPKVELPKDEKTAEQDGPVNEQEAKEAAPTSPDKGTVENGSQSANSMENKLPEMDID, encoded by the exons ATGTCAGTGGTAGGATTTGACGTCGGCTTTCAGAGCTGCTATGTTGCTGTCGCCCGGGCCGGAGGGATAGAGACCATCGCGAACGAGTACAGCGACCGGTGTACACC agGATGTGTATCATTTGGATCTCGGAATCGTTCAATAGGAGCGGCTGCCAAAAGCCAG GTTGTCACAAACTGCAAGAACACGGTCCAAGGTTTCAAGCGATTCCATGGCAGAGCATATACAGATCCATATGTCCAGTCTATGAAATCCAGACTTGTTTATGATCTTGCCCAAATGCTGACGGGCACCACTGGCATAAAG GTCATGTACATGGATGAGGAGAAGGTGTTTAGTATTGAGCAGGTTACAGGCATGCTGCTGACCAAACTGAAGGAGACTGCTGAGAGTGCCCTGAAGAAACCTGTAGTTGACTGTGTAATTTCT GTTCCCAGCTTTTATACAGATGCAGAGAGGAGGTCAGTGGTAGATGCAGCTCAGATTGCAGGCCTCAACTGCTTGCGTCTCATGAATGAGACAACTGCAG TGGCACTGGCATATGGAATTTACAAGCAGGACCTCCCTGCCCCTGAGGAGAAGCCAAGAACTGTGGTGTTTGTGGATCTTGGCCACTCCGCCTACCAAGTCTCGGCATGTGCCTTCAATAAGGGAAAGCTTAAG gttctTGCGACAGCATTTGACCCGCATTTGGGTGGGAAGGACTTTGACGAAGTGCTGGTGAACCACTTCTGTGATGAGTTCAGTAAGAAGTACAAGCTGGATGTGAAATCCAAACCCAGAGCTCTGGTCAGACTCTATCAGGAGTGCGAGAAACTCAAAAAACTAATGAGTGCCAACTCCTCTGATCTGCCACTCAACATTGAATGTTTCATGAATGACATAGATGTCTCTGGAAAACTTAACAG ggGTCAGTTTGAAGAAATGTGCTCAGAGATTTTGTCCAGAGTAGAGGCCCCATTGCGCAGTATCATGGACCAAGCCA agctgaagaaggaagatATTTATGCTGTTGAAATAGTGGGTGGTGCATCTAGGATCCCAGCTGTCAAAGAGAGAGTCAGCAAGTTCTTTGGGAAGGAGCTCAGCACAACTCTTAATGCAGATGAGGCTGTCGCAAGGGGATGTGCTCTGCAG TGTGCCATCTTGTCCCCTGCTTTTAAAGTGCGTGAGTTCTCCATTACAGATGTAGTTCCATACCCCATTTCACTCAAATGGAACTCTGCAGCAGAGGAAGGACTTAG CGACTGTGAAGTTTTTCCAAAGAATCATGCAGCTCCATTTTCAAAAGTGTTGACTTTCTATCGCAAAGAGCCCTTCTCTTTGGAAGCCTACTATAGCTGCCCTAAAGAGCTGCCATACCCGGATCCCACCATAG GTCAGTTCATGATCCAGAAAGTGGTGCCACAGGCTTCTGGTGAGAGCTCGaaggtgaaggtgaaggtgCGGGTCAACATCCACGGCATCTTCAGTGTGTCCAGTGCTTCTCTAGTAGAGGTTCAAAAATCTGCAGAGGGAGAGGAGCCCATGGAAACTGAACAGGGTGTGAAAGAAGAAGAG AACAAAATGCAGGTGGATCAAGATGAACAGAAAGCTGAAGGTGACAaccagaaagaaaatgcagagaaaaagtCAGAGACTGAAGAAATGGAG ACCTCAACAGAAGATGGCAAGCAGGAAAAGAAGACTGACCAGCCACCCCAGGCAAAGAAGCccaaagtgaaaacaaagacTGTTGACCTTCCCATCGAGAATAGCCTCCAGTGGCAGCTGGCCAATGACATGCTCAACCTCTTTGTGGAGAATGAG GGTAAAATGATCATGCAAGACAAGCTGGAAAAGGAGCGGAATGATGCAAAGAACTTTGTGGAGGAATATGTTTATGAAATGAGGGACAAGCTGCATGGTGTGTTTGAGAAGTTTGTCAGTGAAGAA GATCGAGATACATTTTCGCTGAAACTTGAGGACACTGAGAACTGGCTGTATGAGGATGGGGAGGACCAACAAAAGCAAGTTTACATTGATAAACTGGCTGAACTAAAG AAACTTGGCCTGCCAATCCAGGAGAGGTACACAGAATCTGTGGAGCGACCAAAAGCCTTTGAAGAACTTGGAAAACAGATTCAGCAGTACATGAAAGCAGTGGAAGCCTTCAAGATGAAG GAGGAGCAGTATGATCACTTGGATGAAGAAGAAGTCAGTAAAGTAGACAAAATGGTGAATGAAGCCATGATCTGgatgaacaacaaaataaaccaGCAAAATAAACAATCTCTCACACTTGATCCAGTAATAAAATACAGTGAGATTCAGTCAAAGACAAag GAGCTCATCTCTGCATGCAATCCCATTGTCACTAAACCAAAGCCCAAAGTAGAGCTGCCCAAAGATGAGAAAACAGCGGAGCAAGATGGACCGGTTAACGAACAAGAGGCAAAAGAGGCGGCACCAACAAGCCCTGATAAGGGGACAGTAGAGAATGGCAGCCAGTCTGCCAACTCCATGGAGAACAAGTTACCCGAGATGGACATTGACTAA
- the zcchc10 gene encoding zinc finger CCHC domain-containing protein 10 has protein sequence MATPMHRIIARRQAEANKQHVRCQKCLEFGHWTYECKGKRKYLHRPSRTTELKKKLKENETKLTLIPESGTDGSSEKVKKKRLKESGGSTSGSSDSDSSSSDSSSDSSSDSSSSDSSDSSSDSEDSSSSASSSSSSSSSSDSDSDSSASSSSSNEGPPKKKRKKK, from the exons ATGGCGACGCCCATGCACAGAATTATCGCTCGCAGGCAGGC GGAAGCGAACAAGCAGCATGTTCGATGTCAGAAGTGCCTGGAGTTCGGCCATTGGACCTACGAGTGCAAGGGCAAGAGGAAATACCTGCACCGGCCCTCCAGGACCACAGAGTTGAAGAAGAAACTCAAAGAAAACGAGACCAAACTGACTCTCATCCCAGA ATCAGGAACAGATGGCTCAAGTGAGAAGGTGAAAAAGAAGAG ATTAAAGGAGTCGGGCGGTTCAACCAGCGGCAGTAGTGATTCTGACAGCTCATCGAGTGATTCGAGCTCCGACAGCAGCAGCGACTCAAGCTCGTCGGACAGCAGTGATAGCAGCAGTGACAGTGAAGACAGCTCCAGCTccgcctcttcctcctcctcctcctccagcagctctgactcAGACTCCGACTCCTCTGCTAGCAGCAGTAGTTCTAATGAGGGCCCTCcgaaaaagaagagaaagaagaaatga